From one Solanum stenotomum isolate F172 chromosome 12, ASM1918654v1, whole genome shotgun sequence genomic stretch:
- the LOC125847255 gene encoding uncharacterized protein LOC125847255 → MSKRGKFECGSKIFCDILFDSVVWHLVPLLLIHFLRIDFTLIPSPWLGDFADVSCSQQSNIEETEQALKGKDEVIADKENIIKGKIEMIKSLSTEIGLFTGSG, encoded by the exons ATGAGCAAGCGAGGCAAATTTGAGTGTGGTTCTAAAATTTTCTGTgacattttatttgattct GTCGTGTGGCATCTCGTGCCTTTATTACTCATACACTTCCTCAGAATCGACTTTACCTTAATTCCATCGCCATGGCTCGGGGATTTCGCTGACGTCTCTTGTTCTCAAC AATCAAATATTGAGGAAACTGAGCAAGCATTGAAAGGAAAGGATGAGGTGATTGCGGACAAAGAGAacataataaaaggaaaaatagagaTGATCAAGTCACTGTCAACTGAAATTGGCCTCTTTACAG GTTCGGGATAA